aaaatgatcaTAAAGAAGGTAAAAGGATTActagaagaaaaattattgataagAAAGAACCTGAACCAGCTATTGAAATAGTGACAAATAATAGTTTAAGCACAAATAAACAAGAACCAAAGAATATTAAGAGacgaaaaattaagaaaacattaaacaaaaatgtatataatttaagaCAAACATCGTTAAAAGAATCCTTTCTAAATCAGTCAAAAAAGAAGTTGTTGCGTGCTAGAGAAAATATAAAGTCATCTGAAAATGACTTGCCATTGATAACACAACATCTTTCACCTAAGAAACAAAATAGCGTAGTATTGGTAAAGAAATTGAgtacaaagaaagaaaaggtGCCAGTTTACAAGTGTATTTCACCTGAACATCCTGTAAAAAATACAAGTGAAATATATGAATTCAATTTCGATGTTAATGATTCTAAGGAAAGATTACctagaaaacaaagaaaacgagTAATCGCAAAGAAAACATTACTAcccaagaaaaagaaaattatttccaaaAAATACAATGTACAGAATGTGGTGGATCACAAAACAAAACCAAGTAATGTTGAATTTAAGAAAGGTAATATTAAATCTACTAATGTAAAACCCAAAGAAAGTGATACTGGATCTATTAATGGAGCACCTAAAGAGAGTAATATTGAATCTACAGCATGTAcagaaagtaatattaaatctaCTAATGTAGTGTGTAAAGAGAATAACATTAAACCTACTAGTGTTACATGTCAAGAAGTTAAGGAAAAGAAACTTGATCAGCCATTACAAGTTAACATTTCTATGGAACCTTCAAATGAAGTTCCATTACCGGAAAATGGTGAGAAGAGcatcataaataatacaaagttaAATACAGAGCCATTAGCACATCCTATATCAGATGGCACCAACACAGAATCAcctgtaaataatataattaaaaaactaacaattgtATCTACGCAAGACTTAAGTAACCAAAAAATTTCTATAATGGATAATTCACAATTCTccaaatcgaatgattttaaacCATTTAGacctacaaatatttttaataataagttaaCAGTCCATcaaaaaaattcattcaataattcattgtttGAAAAATCGTTGTCGCCCATCActaaattatcagaaaattgcgAGTATAACAGCCCCTGGAGAGTACCACCTCCTTTGTTCACGTTTTCTCAAGTAAGAAATGTGTTTCAAAGTACACCACAAAATAAGAAATATGACATTTTTAGAAAAACACTATCACGGGTAACAATGAATGAATCTAAGAATAATGAAAATGCTGCAAGAGGAAAAGATGTTTCATTAAGGAACAATGAAAATGTGAGTCTAGAAGGATATAAAAATACTAACTATTCCAGAAAAAAGAATTCTACAACATCAAGAAAGTTCGGTACAGAAATTACGAATATAGATCATTCTGTGCCATCCAATGTAGGGGAAGAAATAAGAGAAcgaatatcaaatgaaatagaaaatgtaCAACCAAATGTTCAATCGTCGAATAGGGTTAATACTAGTGTAGATCATTTTTCTACACatcataatattgaaaatagagtAAACAATGTAATCAATCCTCGTTCACCTAAAAAAGTTGTTAAAATAGACAAGAATAAAATTCGAAGTCCACAGAAGATTGTAGAAAACATACAAATGCATGATCGAAAAGAAAATTTGGATCCTCAGCCTGGTCCATCAGGTTTGCAAAAGAATAGAGTTCTTAGTGAACAGAGGAATGTATTGAGGCAATCAAActtaaataactttttaaatatcatGGACATGCCACAAAGTACGTCATTTAAAACTGCTCATGGAATCTTTGATGATGGTCCATCAACGCCAATTAGTGCCAAATCTACAAAACAATCCAATAAGTCTAATTTAGATGTACAGGATGCATTTGGTTTTAGCGATGATGATTCTAATGAGGAT
Above is a genomic segment from Nomia melanderi isolate GNS246 chromosome 8, iyNomMela1, whole genome shotgun sequence containing:
- the LOC116427461 gene encoding uncharacterized protein LOC116427461, which encodes MGPYLTRKRTLSTTESQKSQEKKETLVTKTISKLKSNTKKESETKDGLRRKNTRATALKNSSMKKQIDHSSETIKNDHKEGKRITRRKIIDKKEPEPAIEIVTNNSLSTNKQEPKNIKRRKIKKTLNKNVYNLRQTSLKESFLNQSKKKLLRARENIKSSENDLPLITQHLSPKKQNSVVLVKKLSTKKEKVPVYKCISPEHPVKNTSEIYEFNFDVNDSKERLPRKQRKRVIAKKTLLPKKKKIISKKYNVQNVVDHKTKPSNVEFKKGNIKSTNVKPKESDTGSINGAPKESNIESTACTESNIKSTNVVCKENNIKPTSVTCQEVKEKKLDQPLQVNISMEPSNEVPLPENGEKSIINNTKLNTEPLAHPISDGTNTESPVNNIIKKLTIVSTQDLSNQKISIMDNSQFSKSNDFKPFRPTNIFNNKLTVHQKNSFNNSLFEKSLSPITKLSENCEYNSPWRVPPPLFTFSQVRNVFQSTPQNKKYDIFRKTLSRVTMNESKNNENAARGKDVSLRNNENVSLEGYKNTNYSRKKNSTTSRKFGTEITNIDHSVPSNVGEEIRERISNEIENVQPNVQSSNRVNTSVDHFSTHHNIENRVNNVINPRSPKKVVKIDKNKIRSPQKIVENIQMHDRKENLDPQPGPSGLQKNRVLSEQRNVLRQSNLNNFLNIMDMPQSTSFKTAHGIFDDGPSTPISAKSTKQSNKSNLDVQDAFGFSDDDSNEDISPVKHKITTNESQKRKPFTTNSENNEKLFTKFPMSKIENKLLVKNPLRDVTPVKDIKNEDVIKKVPLKAKQDMHIDTSNFSDTFDVLSEMGESSMVNTSELPLFVDPEPSHFTEPPKHSYKRKRNVKFSFSDEEYDEEELPQYEVKRMKTHNMKKNQEKRLIEWVENINKTFDEIDQYELLIE